From Salvelinus sp. IW2-2015 linkage group LG33, ASM291031v2, whole genome shotgun sequence, one genomic window encodes:
- the ppil3 gene encoding peptidyl-prolyl cis-trans isomerase-like 3 — MAVTLHTDLGDLKIELFCERAPKSCENFLALCAGGFYNGCIFHRNIKGFMVQTGDPTGTGKGGTSIWGRKFEDELSEHLKHNVRGVVSMANNGPNTNASQFFFTYAKQPHLDMKYTVFGKIIDGLETLDELEKLPVNEKSFRPLTETRIKDVTLHANPFAG, encoded by the exons ATG GCAGTGACACTGCACACAGACCTTGGGGATTTAAAAATCGAGCTGTTCTGTGAACGTGCCCCGAAATCATGTGAG AATTTCCTAGCCCTGTGTGCAGGTGGGTTCTACAATGGCTGCATATTCCACAGGAACATCAAAGGGTTCATGGTTCAGACCGGCGACCCCACAG GCACTGGAAAAGGAGGGACGAGTATTTGGGGACGRAAATTTGAAGATGAGTTGAGTGAACACCTAAAA CATAATGTGCGTGGCGTGGTTTCTATGGCGAACAACGGCCCCAACACTAATGCCTCCCAGTTCTTCTTCACCTATGCCAAGCAGCCCCATCTGGACATGAAGTACACCGTGTTTGGAAA AATAATAGATGGCTTGGAAACACTGGATGAACTGGAGAAGCTCCCGGTCAATGAAAAGTCATTTCGGCCGCTGACTGAGACTCGTATAAAGGACGTGACTCTTCATGCCAACCCATTTGCAGGATAG